In the Oncorhynchus nerka isolate Pitt River linkage group LG2, Oner_Uvic_2.0, whole genome shotgun sequence genome, one interval contains:
- the LOC115132613 gene encoding radixin-like, which translates to MPKPINVRVTTMDAELEFAIQPNTTGKQLFDQVVKTVGLREVWFFGLQYVDSKGYSTWLKLNKKVTAQDVKKENPLQFKFRAKFFPEDVSEELIQEITQRLFFLQVKEAILNDENYCPPETAVLLASYSVQAKYTDYNKDSHKPGYLTNDRLLPQRVLEQHKLTKEQWEDRIQTWHEEHRGMLREDSMMEYLKIAQDLEMYGVNYFEIKNKKGTELWLGVDALGLNIYEHEDKLTPKIGFPWSEIRNISFNDKKFVIKPIDKKAPDFVFYAPRLRINKRILALCMGNHELYMRRRKPDTIEVQQMKAQAREEKHHKQQERAQLENEKKKREHAEKEKERIEREKDELMERLRLIEDQTMRAQEELEQQTRRALELEQERKRAREEAERLERERQAAEEAKAELARQAADQMKNQEQLAAELGEFTAKIALLEEAKRKKEEEATEWQQKAISAQDDLEKTKEELKTVMTIPSTPAGGSTESEHEEQDENHAEDAAELSLEGVSALDLRSEEERVTEAQKNERLKKQLQVLSSELAEAIDDTMKTQNDMLHAENVKAGRDKYKTLRQIRLGNTKQRIDEFESM; encoded by the exons atGCCGAAACCG ATTAATGTGCGGGTCACCACCATGGATGCAGAGCTGGAGTTTGCCATCCAGCCCAACACCACTGGCAAACAGCTCTTTGACCAG GTGGTGAAGACGGTGGGGCTTCGAGAGGTCTGGTTCTTCGGACTGCAGTACGTGGACAGCAAGGGTTACAGCACGTGGCTGAAGCTTAATAAAAAg GTGACAGCCCAGGACGTAAAGAAGGAGAACCCTCTGCAGTTTAAGTTCCGGGCCAAGTTCTTCCCTGAGGACGTGTCTGAGGAGCTGATCCAGGAGATCACACAGAGACTCTTCTTCCTGCAG GTGAAGGAGGCCATTTTGAACGATGAGAACTACTGTCCCCCGGAGACTGCCGTGCTGCTGGCATCCTACTCTGTCCAGGCCAAGTACACCGACTACAACAAAGACAGCCACAAGCCTGGCTACCTCACCAACGACAGACTGCTGCCACAGAG AGTCCTGGAGCAGCACAAGCTCACCAAGGAGCAGTGGGAGGACCGGATACAGACCTGGCATGAGGAGCACCGAGGCATGCTCAG AGAGGACTCTATGATGGAGTACCTGAAGATAGCTCAGGACCTGGAGATGTACGGAGTCAACTACTTTGAGATCAAGAACAAGAAGGGGACAGAGCTGTGGCTGGGAGTGGACGCCCTGGGACTCAACATCTACGAACACGAAGACAA ACTGACACCAAAGATCGGCTTCCCTTGGAGCGAGATCCGAAACATCTCCTTCAACGACAAGAAGTTTGTCATCAAACCCATCGACAAGAAAGCTCCA GACTTTGTGTTCTACGCACCACGTTTGCGGATCAACAAGCGGATCCTGGCTCTGTGTATGGGGAACCACGAGCTgtacatgaggaggaggaagccTGACACCATCGAGGTGCAGCAGATGAAGGCCCAGGCCAGAGAGGAGAAACACCACAAACAGCAGGAGAG AGCCCAGCTGGAGAACGAGAAGAAGAAACGAGAGCAcgcagagaaagagaaggagagaatagaGCGAGAGAAGGACGAACTGATGGAGAGACTGAGGCTGATCGAGGACCAGACGATGAGGGCCCAGGAAG AGTTGGAACAGCAGACACGCAGGGCCCTGGAGCTGgagcaggagaggaagagagccAGGGAGGAggcggagagactggagagggagaggcaggcagcGGAGGAGGCCAAGGCGGAGCTGGCCAGGCAGGCAGCTGACCAGATGAAGAACCAGGAACAACTGGCCGCTGAGCTGGGCGAGTTCACCGCCAAAATAGCCCTGTTGGAGGAAGCCAAGAGGAAAAAGGAAGAGGAGGCCACTGAATGGCAGCAGAAG gCCATCTCAGCCCAGGACGACCTGGAGAAGACCAAGGAGGAACTGAAGACTGTGATGACGATCCCGTCGACGCCAGCGGGCGGCTCCACGGAGAGCGAGCACGAGGAGCAGGACGAGAACCACGCCGAGGATGCCGCCGAGCTCTCCCTGGAGGGCGTGAGTGCCCTGGACCTGCGCAGCGAGGAGGAGCGCGTCACCGAGGCCCAGAAGAACGAGCGCCTCAAGAAACAGCTGCAG gTGTTGAGCTCGGAGCTGGCTGAAGCCATAGACGATACCATGAAGACCCAGAATGACATGCTTCACGCGGAGAACGTGAAGGCCGGGAGAGACAAGTACAAGACCCTACGTCAGATCCGCCTGGGCAACACCAAGCAGCGCATCGACGAGTTTGAGTCCATGTGA
- the LOC115132596 gene encoding probable ribonuclease ZC3H12C, whose translation MGLKDHPEEDGAGRILDLGLVLEYLHIEGSVSRQAGADTGPSMEPGEEEEEACEGSGSCSLSTPGRKEVVGEESAGFDSDPEPARKSTGSNPAGGVSVSELDGVPVPNTHQPLCRTPCVDLGSEGPPDPPSGEPSSGEALGEYQSKLEFALKLGYAEELVRLVLAKLGPYTLINDILGELVKLGRKVETNQQLTGSTASQPTPSSSCSSSSTCGYVEAQQGRTDSPYQTDLLLGDKDNLRPVVLDGSNVAMSHGNKEVFSCYGIQLAVDWFLERGHRDITVFVPSWKKEQSRPDALITDQDILRRLEKDKILVFTPSRRVQGRRVVCYDDRFIVKLAYESDGIIVSNDNYRDLASEKPEWKKLIDERLLMYSFVNDKFMPPDDPLGRHGPSLENFLRKRPIMPEHKKQPCPYGKKCTYGHKCKYYHPERSAQCQRSVADELRASAKTSATSTSAKGQAGEAGLVKSHSVPNNVAMGTKRGSAPKRQCDPSIRALSYGEAEDKLRHAEKCNSLSSSSGSSCCSGSVTLSPAPGGPPSSALSDPQEQPPSLGRDTPYMTLPHPHPDPYSSSCDPPDLSYYSVTPAHSGLAARRNPESRFPLDTDLRLLGSSDCVSSGCDSYGERASCLCCPGPLLDKYTHHQHHQHNRLYPQHSAPLLEPHHPSPHTSVLYGYHQSLARGHSFPHDEPPDPHLKRPLYPLPPPLQHQAIGARSSCPGDYPSVSQSGPYPAGSPLGRCLANTRLETLSDSRLYERSPPPPRKAFSWDPYCSQPPQSCYETYQSLPETHDVGWGHTSPWGQTTHSYHPSHQPYSSQPPHPPYPPHPSHAPQPSHPSMPLHHMHQEPPTLSRYGEVRGKVYLNLCNIFPSELVGRVMGRNPHVTDAQQLAAAILAEKSQSGY comes from the exons ATGGGCCTGAAGGACCATCCGGAGGAGGATGGAGCAGGCCGCATCCTTGACCTGGGGCTGGTTTTAGAGTACCTCCACATCGAAGGCTCCGTCAGCAGGCAGGCTGGCGCCGATACAGGGCCCAGTATGGAGCCGggcgaggaggaggaagaggcctGCGAGGGCAGCGGCAGTTGCAGCTTGTCCACGCCTGGGCGGAAGGaggtggtgggggaggagagCGCTGGGTTTGACAGTGACCCGGAGCCAGCCCGAAAGAGCACCGGTTCTAACCCGGCTGGAGGAGTGTCCGTATCTGAGCTAGATGGTGTGCCTGTTCCCAACACCCACCAACCTCTATGCAGGACTCCCTGTGTGGACCTGGGGTCCGAGGGGCCTCCTGACCCTCCGTCAGGGGAGCCTTCATCCGGGGAAGCCCTGGGGGAGTACCAGTCCAAGCTGGAGTTTGCTCTGAAACTGGGCTACGCAGAGGAGCTGGTGCGGCTGGTGCTGGCCAAGCTGGGGCCGTACACGCTCATCAACGACATACTGGGAGAGCTGGTCAAACTGGGCCGTAAGGTCGAGACAAACCAACAGCTGACTGGGTCCACGGCTTCACAGCCCACCCCCtcatcctcctgctcctcctcttccacctgtGGGTATGTGGAGGCGCAGCAGGGGAGGACAGACTCCCCCTATCAGACAGACCTCCTCCTGGGGGACAAGGACAACCTGCGGCCCGTCGTCCTGGACGGTAGCAACGTGGCAATGAG CCATGGCAATAAGGAGGTGTTCTCCTGCTACGGCATCCAGCTGGCTGTTGATTGGTTTCTGGAGCGAGGTCACCGTGACATCACTGTGTTTGTGCCTTCCTGGAAGAAAGAGCAGTCCCGCCCTGACGCCCTCatcacag accAGGATATTTTACGTCGTCTGGAGAAGGACAAGATCTTGGTGTTCACTCCGTCTCGTCGGGTCCAGGGTCGCCGGGTGGTCTGCTATGACGACCGTTTCATTGTCAAGCTGGCCTACGAGTCCGACGGCATCATCGTCTCCAACGACAACTACCGCGACCTGGCCAGTGAGAAGCCAGAGTGGAAGAAGTTAATTGACGAGCGGCTGCTCATGTACTCGTTTGTCAACGACAA gttcATGCCTCCTGATGACCCTCTAGGTCGTCATGGTCCGAGTCTGGAGAACTTCCTGAGGAAACGTCCCATCATGCCAGAGCACAAGAAGCAGCCCTGTCCTTACG GCAAGAAGTGCACTTACGGCCACAAGTGTAAGTACTACCACCCGGAGAGGAGTGCCCAGTGCCAGCGCTCGGTGGCAGACGAGCTGCGTGCCAGCGCCAAGACCTCTGCCACCTCTACTAGCGCCAAGGGCCAGGCTGGCGAGGCCGGGCTGGTGAAGAGCCACAGCGTGCCCAACAATGTAGCGATGGGCACCAAGAGAGGTTCTGCCCCCAAAAGGCAGTGTGACCCCAGCATCCGGGCGCTGTCCTACGGCGAGGCAGAGGACAAGCTGAGACACGCTGAGAAATGCAACAGcctcagtagtagtagtgggagtaGTTGTTGTAGTGGGAGTGTTACTCTGTCCCCTGCCCCTGGAGGACCCCCCTCCTCTGCCCTCAGCGACCCCCAGGAACAGCCACCGAGCCTGGGCAGGGACACACCCTACATGACCCTGCCGCACCCCCACCCTGACCCCTACTCCTCCAGCTGTGACCCTCCAGATCTGAGCTACTACTCAGTGACGCCGGCCCACTCTGGCCTGGCAGCACGGAGGAATCCGGAGTCCCGCTTCCCGCTGGACACCGACCTGCGTCTGCTGGGCTCGTCAGACTGTGTCAGCAGCGGATGTGACTCATACGGAGAGCGAGCCTCCTGTCTGTGCTGCCCAGGCCCTCTGCTGGACAAATACACCCACCATCAGCACCATCAACACAACCGCCTGTACCCTCAACACTCTGCCCCCCTGCTCGAGCCACACCACCCCTCCCCCCACACCTCTGTCCTCTATGGCTATCACCAGAGCCTGGCACGGGGCCACAGCTTCCCCCATGACGAGCCCCCTGACCCCCACCTGAAGCGCCCTCtgtaccccctcccccctcccctccagcaCCAGGCCATAGGCGCCCGCTCCAGCTGCCCTGGAGACTACCCCTCTGTGTCCCAGTCCGGCCCCTACCCTGCTGGCTCCCCTCTGGGCCGCTGCCTGGCCAACACGCGGCTGGAGACCCTGTCAGACTCCCGGCTGTACGAACGCTCTCCGCCGCCCCCCAGGAAAGCCTTCTCCTGGGATCCCTACTGCAGCCAACCCCCTCAGTCCTGCTATGAGACCTACCAGAGTCTACCAGAGACCCACGATGTAGGCTGGGGACACACATCTCCATGGGGACAGACCACACACTCTTACCACCCCTCTCACCAACCCTACTCCTCTCAGCCCCCTCACCCACCCTACCCCCCTCACCCATCCCATGCCCCTCAGCCATCCCACCCGTCCATGCCCCTCCACCACATGCACCAGGAGCCCCCCACCCTGAGCCGGTACGGGGAGGTGCGGGGTAAGGTCTACCTCAACCTGTGTAACATCTTCCCCTCTGAGCTGGTGGGCCGGGTTATGGGGAGGAACCCTCATGTGACGGACGCCCAGCAGCTAGCTGCCGCCATCTTGGCTGAGAAGTCCCAGTCTGGCTACTGA